One region of Scophthalmus maximus strain ysfricsl-2021 chromosome 15, ASM2237912v1, whole genome shotgun sequence genomic DNA includes:
- the zfyve26 gene encoding zinc finger FYVE domain-containing protein 26 isoform X3, translating into MFPFGREAETSLQDLFGYFKRCLRHGEWELANACVPQLVRSTLSESLRDIIKAIVCHPYNLKWESVGSPHRLAWFWLQVLEKWTEEKVSLDVRGELEFLLLLEDLGSEGITETIVKQELHQTYLSTHPDQKAADAAVESCLRTLLEKKKPRLAQTLAHFLQDQSSTEDHTLQQTFIQHLMKKLARPERRPEKVEEWVEEIYAVLAAMPWSSRGSGGPFQALCEALWAARDGPLREERILGSLLRPRCDALVSLYCSTALRLQRDHLLRSTPDTQVDLPEAEKLALSLCCHKDRPSTWKTIYFECLSSGKHFLEQVLVTALDLIKHEEFAQLRDLVQLEFQPLSRLLLLLGWTQCNSLSSARQLLRVLHREQAPASDCVLQEFANLLTSQLGILEWCKSNNPGISMEALLTQLHTLDNHSALYVLHSLTPLPQFEERRILDLLQQQPNTPGTEDAEAIGTLSPGLQRNVVLFQGFCAMKYAIYALCVNAHKHSNCTECESERQKEHQETDQNQTSTSSEDCHMQFQHYLSECQLYLEAVPAMFRLELLENIFSLLFLSTADFTLQTQRDAKLTQNTGNAFQDGSSDTRNTNVEAGAKAKRDETDHCRKESRKLRASSPTASYRSHLDLGHFIQGCRGFLVDVTAMEGFLRLLKEGLEGMCVVSQQEGQEEGRALPREAEVAESLGCSLTAETFGARLQRLSKRTAEAQWRLQIITSNQGSGSGSEGHLHMSPVGSTATSSGRSNGSSLRRRKRPGRHVTERQTSTEKHNGEVNTSASGPVTGCAELEVCPCGGPHSWLVAAMLSPPESLLMSCIRRGNFMEARQVSLVFDLGASPCCGELVFMERYKEVLVELGRVEQKFETQPLSPSSSSSSEGLGSTTVSGPGRARLGSSGMSTLQAIGSAAAAGVAFYSVSDIADRLLSTPSHPMPSLEEDYWLSCCCSSDPSELLSTLLQELSPAAMAAFDLACCHCQLWKTSRQLLDTAERRHNSSLETRGVRVDPKVPHPEGICGFPAVLQKISKILSHYATNKGSVKTDAVMEDQVFASPFGCCVQEVLLCCHPTLSEECIAARLGLAQRLETTLHVLSTATDGTEGSVGNALLPLLVEQAGLKQSELDTHPVRTNMKQLLRSLDQLCPFEPDGDLARPDYVRSFLDYVNTLASVLVRSLSSEDLSGDVKLGNPLLVLLQAPFQLLSHLLFDRQVSPDRVLSLLQQEGLRLSVQQVIVQRCCETLPLWLSGPVAEPDSDQAKKDDGAFSVASLSVLLQQHAHEHMPTLGITETPTGASQSDTSSDSEDSADHHSAPPTNLSSSPPSHPPSSSSTSFLLTPSALSFLKSRSLLLATLACLSACKGETARTQSSGWSGYFRSGRKEAVLDGEQISREADNLLKEFPILWAYLHSMAEPVLGSPLGEGEGGSAGLGAVVCGKPLVALLLSGPQEEVAQAVAAEAFQKALNSRDLARALSLLELYGQGSSQEGALRDQLLACAALEDGVAGPGQLFRVQDGNLRARVALHALERWPLSSCLELLEFCLNDPDTAAALRMDLELKKKELDIYRLMLNLQPPLPCATWQELRAESETNAESIMSKMLEAKEFALCAQWLELYPVSDQLRLKLTTEHLLHLLEKGQTDEAFQLLEGLSDSAVGLDICELALDRCPGLAACHFLADYLTLHFQRQVSEERRRHIHALHLGSKVLLTLPPSARQDYFPLLSEPLLMLEQLLMNLKVDWADVAVRTLQSLLVGQEAGFGAADIDRLLADYACNALDFSCAPRERTRSDSVISLQDALTQCPAPDSCSQSSSRIESPTTSLSSTPTHTSSTNSTDREKDRSSAGRKRRSPAKFQPPDQPPACKDWVPDTQQHVCMVCRRERFTMFNRRHHCRRCGRLVCHACSERKMPVEGCPGEEVRVCDQCYAYFHPDSDDELEPAEVAGITVVTEDALDGMLHLPEVVQRQIQLSTNAAENQLLRSQFYYEQAPSAYLCVAILSLHSDQTACGHQLIVHCRSLSCKLTNPEVDACLLTDVMRQLLFSAKLMFVKVGRSQDLALCDSYISKVDVLKILVTANYKYIPSLDDILETSAVTRLRNQLLEAEYYQLAVEVSTKSGLDPSGVWQAWGVASLKAGNLPGAREKFCRCLKAPVDRNQLNQGPLLLQEIVQHLETVVRPTVTTSVGEDILASLRELEEALSDAGPLERPEGQTLSSGLDPECLFYLSTYGTHLALISFYMRHDCMTEALTYLLSKDFPEEVFLEGVLQPSLERGRLGALQGTLEKLDPGLEACSRYLIASCQFLQRRGYFNTLYQLQQFMTDHVRAAMTCIRFFTHGASSYLQLGEQQRWLVRAKEHLRTYLQEQQGRGTGRRKSQVNSFRKMMSSSDISRHMNTIELQLEVTRFLHRCETAASSKAPQTSSPSSKSPGSNPPPTLFGGSPMKVEVACKVMLGGKNIEEGFGIAYRVIQDFQLEAQAVYTRAGQRLVRQRQYGAVRQLLKCVAESGTATKNDCDALILSCVSIADKAPSDAKELESLILETKSTESKIKAYLLCSKLRPAYLLAVKLESSRAGPLVQDVLQAAEGAQDSVMQNICRQWLSEHLNKSSQQRKGRPTAR; encoded by the exons ATGTTTCCTTTCGGCCGCGAGGCAGAGACCTCGCTTCAGGACCTGTTTGGGTATTTCAAGAGGTGCCTGCGGCACGGAGAATGGGAGCTGGCCAACGCCTGTGTGCCACAGCTGGTCCGCTCGACGCTTTCAGAGAGCCTGCGAGACATTATCAAAGCTATCGTCTGCCATCCGTACAATTTAAA ATGGGAGTCTGTGGGCAGTCCACACAGACTGGCTTGGTTTTGGCTTCAGGTTTTGGAGAAGTGGACAGAAGAGAAG GTTTCTCTCGATGTCAGAGGAGAGCTGGAgttcctgctgctcctggagGATCTGGGTTCAGAGGGCATAACAGAGACTATTGTCAAG CAGGAGTTGCACCAGACCTACCTGAGCACCCATCCCGACCAGAAGGCTGCAGATGCTGCTGTGGAGTCCTGCCTCCGAACCTtgttggagaagaagaagcccaGGCTTGCCCAGACGTTAGCACATTTCCTACAG GACCAGTCGTCCACAGAGGACCACACCCTGCAACAGACGTTCATCCAGCACCTGATGAAGAAACTAGCGAGGCCCGAGAGGAGGCCCGAGAAGGTGGAGGAGTGGGTGGAGGAGATCTACGCAGTGTTGGCCGCGATGCCGTGGAGCTCCCGCGGAAGCGGCGGGCCGTTTCAGGCGCTGTGCGAGGCGCTGTGGGCGGCCAGAGACGGACccctgagagaggagaggatccTGGGCTCGCTGCTCCGCCCTCGGTGCGACGCGCTCGTCTCTCTGTACTGCTCCACGGCTCTGAGGCTGCAGAGGGATCATCTGCTGAGGAGCACGCCTGACACGCAAG TGGACCTCCCGGAAGCAGAGAAGCTGGCTCTCAGTTTATGTTGCCACAAGGATCGTCCATCCACTTGGAAGACCATCTACTTTGAGTGCCTTAGTAGCGGGAAGCACTTCCTGGAGCAGGTCTTG GTCACCGCACTTGACCTGATTAAGCACGAGGAGTTTGCTCAGCTGAGAGACTTGGTGCAGCTGGAGTTCCAGCCCCTGtctcgtctgctgctgctgctgggctggACTCAGTGTAACAGTCTGAGCTCGGCTCGACAGCTGCTCCGCGTCCTTCACCGCGAGCAG GCACCAGCCAGTGACTGTGTTCTGCAGGAGTTTGCCAACCTTTTGACCTCTCAGCTTGGAATACTTGAATGGTGTAAAAGCAACAATCC AGGCATTTCCATGGAGGCGCTGCTGACGCAGCTCCACACTCTGGATAATCACTCGGCTCTCTACGTCCTGCATTCTCTGACTCCTCTGCCTCAGTTTGAAGAGCGCAGGATACTGGACCTGCTGCAGCAACAGCCAAATACACCGGGAACAG AGGACGCCGAGGCCATCGGTACGCTCAGCCCTGGTTTACAGAGGAACGTGGTTTTGTTTCAGGGGTTCTGCGCCATGAAGTATGCCATCTATGCCCTTTGCGTAAACGCACATAAACACTCAAATTGCACAGAGTGTGAGTCCGAGCGGCAGAAAGAGCACCAGGAAACAGACCAAAATCAAACCTCGACTTCCTCAGAAG ATTGCCATATGCAGTTCCAGCACTACCTGTCAGAATGCCAGCTCTATCTGGAGGCTGTGCCAGCCATGTTCCGCTTGGAGCTCCTGGAGAacatcttctccctcctctttctgtccacCGCCGACTTTACGCTGCAGACTCAAAGAGACGCAAAATTAACTCAGAACACAGGGAATGCCTTTCAAGACGGTTCATCAGATACAAGGAACACAAATGTGGAAGCAGGAGCCAAAGCAAAGAGAGATGAGACTGATCACTGCAGGAAAGAGAGCCGGAAGCTGCGCGCAAGCTCACCGACGGCATCCTACCGTAGCCACTTGGACCTGGGTCACTTCATCCAGGGCTGCAGGGGTTTTCTGGTCGACGTGACCGCCATGGAGGGTTTTCTGAGGCTGCTGAAAGAAGGGCTGGAGGGCATGTGCGTGGTGAGTcagcaggaggggcaggaggagggacgagCGCTGCCTCGAGAGGCCGAGGTGGCGGAGAGTCTCGGCTGCTCGCTGACGGCGGAGACGTTCGGCGCTCGACTGCAGAGGTTGTCCAAACGCACCGCGGAGGCTCAGTGGCGACTGCAGATCATCACCAGCAACCAGGGCAGTGGAAGTG GCTCTGAAGGCCACCTCCACATGTCACCGGTCGGCTCTACTGCCACTTCTTCGGGACGCAGTAACGGCTcgagtctgaggaggaggaagagaccgGGGAGGCATGTTACGGAGAGACAGACCtctacagagaaacacaacggAGAAGTTAACACAAGTGCATCAG GGCCAGTGACGGGTTGTGCAGAACTGGAGGTTTGTCCTTGCGGAGGTCCTCACAGCTGGCTGGTCGCGGCCATGTTGTCCCCTCCAGAGTCTCTGCTGATGTCCTGCATCCGCCGCGGAAACTTCATGGAGGCCCGTCAG GTGTCTCTGGTGTTCGATCTCGGGGCGTCGCCCTGTTGCGGCGAGTTGGTGTTCATGGAGCGCTACAAAGAAGTTCTGGTGGAGTTGGGCCGGGTGGAGCAGAAGTTTGAGACCCAGCCCCTGTCCCCGTCGTCATCGTCCTCCTCGGAGGGCTTGGGGTCCACGACCGTGTCGGGCCCGGGGAGGGCTCGGCTGGGCAGCAGTGGGATGTCGACGCTGCAGGCCATCggaagtgctgctgctgcag GCGTGGCTTTCTACTCCGTGTCCGACATCGCAGACCGTCTCCTCAGCACCCCGTCTCACCCGATGCCCTCGCTGGAGGAAGACTActggctgagctgctgctgctcctcggaCCCCTCAGAGCTGCTCTCCacgctgctgcaggagctcagcCCAGCGGCCATGGCTGCCTTTGACCTGGCCTGCTGCCACTGTCAGCTTTGGAAGACGTCCCGGCAGCTGCTGGACACGGCAGAGCGCAGGCACAACAGCAGCCTGGAGACCCGAG GAGTCAGAGTTGACCCGAAAGTTCCTCATCCTGAGGGGATCTGTGGATTTCCAGCGGTTTTACAAAAGATCAGCAAAATCCTCAGTCATTATGCAACTAATAAGGGCTCCGTCAAAACAG ACGCTGTCATGGAGGACCAGGTGTTTGCCAGCCCATTCGGTTGCTGCGTTCAGGAAGTGCTCCTGTGTTGCCACCCAACGCTGAGCGAGGAGTGCATCGCTGCTCGCCTCGGTCTGGCCCAGCGCCTGGAGACCACGCTGCACGTGCTGAGCACCGCTACAGACGGCACAG AGGGCAGTGTGGGCAACGCTCTCCTGCCGCTACTCGTCGAACAGGCCGGCCTGAAGCAGTCGGAGCTCGACACTCACCCTGTGCGCACCAACATGAAACAGCTGCTTCGTTCTCTGGACCAGCTCTGCCCCTTCGAGCCAGACGGAGACCTCGCCAGGCCGGATTACGTTCGCAGTTTCCTCGACTACGTCAACACTCTGGCGTCCGTGCTGGTGCGCAGCCTTTCTTCCGAAG ACCTGAGCGGTGATGTGAAACTCGGGAATCCGCTGCTGGTGTTGCTCCAAGCCCCATTTCAGCTCCTCTCCCACCTGCTATTTGACAGACAGGTGTCTCCTGACAG AGTTCTGTCCTTGCTGCAGCAGGAAGGTCTGCGACTGAGTGTCCAGCAGGTGATTGTCCAGCGATGCTGTGAGACTTTACCCTTGTGGCTCTCCGGTCCTGTTGCTGAACCAGACTCCGATCAGGCCAAAAAAGACGATGGAGCGTTCAGCGTTGCCAGCTTGTCTGTGCTGCTCCAACAGCACGCTCACGAGCACATGCCCACTCTGGGAATCACAGAAACTCCCACGGGCGCTTCTCAGTCTGACACGAGCTCGGACTCTGAGGACTCGGCGGACCACCACTCTGCTCCACCGACcaatctctcctcctcgcctccctctcatccaccctcctcttcatcgaCCTCTTTTCTCCTCACTCCGTCAGCCCTGTCTTTCCTCAAGTCTCGCTCTCTGCTACTGGCCACGCTGGCGTGTCTGAGTGCATGTAAAGGAGAAACCGCCCGAACGCAATCCTCCGGGTGGTCTGGTTATTTTCGCAGCGGACGTAAAGAAGCTGTCCTGGACGGTGAGCAGATCTCTCGGGAAGCAGACAACCTGCTGAAAGAGTTCCCCATCCTCTGGGCCTACCTGCACTCCATGGCTGAGCCGGTGCTGGGCAGCCCGTTGGGCGAGGGCGAGGGAGGCTCTGCCGGACTCGGGGCGGTTGTTTGCGGGAAACCTCTTGTTGCTCTCCTGCTGTCTGGACCACAAGAAGAGGTTGCCCAAGCTGTGGCTGCCGAGGCCTTTCAGAAGGCCCTTAACTCCAGAGACCTGGCCCGAGCTCTGAGCCTGCTGGAGCTCTACGGGCAAGGTAGTAGCCAGGAGGGGGCGCTAAGAGACCAGCTGCTTGCCTGTGCTGCTTTAGAGG ATGGAGTTGCAGGTCCAGGTCAACTGTTCCGCGTACAGGACGGGAACCTGCGAGCGCGAGTCGCCCTCCACGCTCTGGAGCGTTGGCCTCTGTCCTCCTGCCTGGAGCTGCTCGAGTTCTGCCTCAACGACCCAGACACGGCAGCCGCACTCAGAATGGACTTGGAGCTCAAGAAGAAAGAACTGGACATCTATCGCCTG ATGTTGAATTTACAACCTCCGCTGCCCTGTGCCACGTGGCAGGAGCTAAGGGCCGAGTCTGAGACAAACGCAGAGTCCATAATGTCCAAGATGCTGGAGGCAAAA GAGTTTGCTCTTTGTGCACAGTGGTTGGAGCTGTATCCTGTGTCCGACCAGCTGAGACTGAAGCTAACAACTGAGCATTTGCTTCATCTGCTGGAGaagggacagacagacgagGCTTTTCAG TTGCTCGAGGGCCTCTCTGATTCTGCGGTCGGCCTGGACATTTGCGAGCTCGCTCTGGACCGCTGCCCCGGACTGGCTGCTTGTCACTTCCTGGCCGACTACCTCACGCTGCACTTTCAGAGGCAGGTGTCCGAGGAGCGTCGGCGACACATCCACGCTCTTCATCTGGGCTCTAAG GTGCTGCTGACTCTGCCCCCGTCAGCCAGGCAGGACTATTTCCCGCTGCTGTCGGAGCCCCTGCTGATGCTCGAGCAGCTGCTGATGAACCTGAAGGTGGACTGGGCCGACGTGGCGGTGCGAACCCTCCAGAGTCTCCTGGTCGGTCAGGAGGCCGGCTTCGGTGCCGCGGACATCGATAGGCTTCTGGCCGACTACGCATGCAACGCCCTCGACTTCTCCTGTGCCCCCAGAGAGCGCACGAGATCCG acTCTGTAATCAGCCTCCAGGACGCGCTGACGCAGTGTCCGGCTCCAGACAGCTGCTCCCAATCGTCCAGTCGAATTGAATCTCCAACAACCTCTTTGA GCAGCACCCCTACACACACATCCTCCACGAACAGCACGGACAGGGAGAAAGATCGGAGCTCAGCGGGCAGGAAACGTCGCTCGCCCGCCAAGTTCCAGCCTCCGGACCAACCCCCAGCCTGTAAAGACTGGGTCCCCGACACCCAGCAGCACGTGTGCATGGTCTGCCGGCGCGAGAGGTTCACCATG TTCAACAGACGGCATCATTGTCGGAGATGTGGCCGCCTGGTTTGTCACGCGTGTTCTGAGCGCAAGATGCCTGTGGAGGGATGCCCAGGAGAAGAAGTCAGAGTCTGTGACCAGTGTTACGCCTACTTTCACCCAGA TTCTGATGATGAGCTGGAACCAGCTGAAG TGGCTGGTATCACTGTGGTGACGGAGGACGCTTTGGACGGGATGCTGCATCTGCCTGAAGTGGTCCAGCGACAGATCCAACTGAGCACAAACGCTGCCGAGAACCAGCTGCTGCGGAGCCAGTTCTACTACGAACAG GCTCCCAGCGCGTACCTCTGCGTGGCCATTTTGTCCCTGCACAGCGACCAAACGGCCTGTGGCCATCAGCTCATCGTCCACTGCCGCTCTCTGTCCTGTAAGCTGACCAACCCGGAGGTGGACGCCTGCCTCCTGACCGACGTCATGCGCCAGCTGCTCTTCAGCGCCAAGCTGATGTTCGTCAAGGTCGGGCGCAGCCAGGATCTCGCCTTGTGTGACAG TTACATCAGTAAAGTCGACGTGCTGAAGATTCTTGTGACGGCCAATTACAAATATATTCCCTCCCTGGATGACATTCTGGAGACCTCTGCCGTCACGCGGCTTCGTAATCAGCTGCTTGAGGCCGAGTACTACCAGCTGGCAGTGGAG GTATCGACCAAGAGTGGTCTGGACCCAAGTGGCGTGTGGCAAGCCTGGGGGGTGGCCTCTCTGAAGGCAGGGAACCTCCCGGGGGCGAGGGAGAAGTTCTGCCGTTGCCTGAAAGCTCCGGTCGACCGAAACCAGCTAAACCAGGGTCCATTACTGCTGCAGGAGATCGTCCAGCACCTGGAGACCGTCGTGCGACCCACTGTGACTACG TCGGTCGGCGAGGACATCCTGGCATCCCTgcgggagctggaggaggctctGAGTGATGCGGGTCCTCTTGAGCGACCCGAGGGACAAACGCTGAGCAGCGGCCTCGACCCGGAGTGTCTGTTCTACCTGAGCACGTACGGCACTCACCTCGCGCTCATCAGCTTCTACATGCGTCACGACTGCATGACGGAGGCCCTGACTTACCTGCTCAGCAAG GATTTCCCAGAAGAGGTGTTCCTCGAGGGCGTGTTGCAGCCCAGCCTGGAGCGGGGGCGTCTCGGCGCGCTGCAGGGGACCCTAGAAAAACTGGACCCCGGCCTGGAGGCATGCAGCCGCTACCTCATCGCCTCCTGCCAGTTCCTGCAGCGGCGTGGATACTTCAACACTCTCTACCAACTCCAACAGTTCATGACG GATCACGTTCGTGCAGCCATGACCTGCATCCGCTTCTTCACACATGGAGCGAGTTCATACCTGCAGCTGGGAGAACAGCAg CGTTGGTTGGTCAGAGCCAAAGAGCACCTGAGGACATACCTTCAGGAGCAGCAAGGTCGAGGCACTGGGAGGAGAAAATCTCAGGTCAACTCATTCAGGAAGATGATGTCGTCCAGTGATATTTCCAG GCACATGAACACAATTGAGCTCCAGCTGGAGGTGACCCGTTTCCTCCATCGCTGTGAGACCGCTGCCTCCTCCAAGGCTCCACAGACCAGTTCACCTTCCTCCAAGTCCCCTGGGTCCAATCCACCACCCACACTGTTTGGGGGAAGTCCTATGAAGGTTGAGGTAGCCTGTAAG GTCATGCTCGGAGGAAAAAACATAGAAGAGGGGTTTGGCATTGCTTACAGAGTCATACAG GACTTCCAGCTGGAGGCGCAGGCCGTCTACACGCGGGCCGGTCAAAGGCTCGTCAGACAGCGGCAGTACGGAGCCGTGCGGCAGCTGCTCAAATGTGTGGCCGAATCGGGCACCGCCACCAAAAACGACTGCGACGCCCTCATCCTCAGCTGCGTCTCCATTGCGGACAAGGCGCCGTCTGAC GCGAAGGAGCTGGAAAGTCTCATCCTGGAAACCAAGAGCACAGAAAGCAAG ATCAAAGCCTACCTGCTGTGCAGTAAGCTGCGGCCGGCGTACCTGCTCGCGGTCAAGCTGGAGTCGAGCCGGGCCGGCCCTTTGGTCCAGGACGTCCTTCAGGCCGCCGAGGGGGCGCAGGACTCTGTGATGCAAAACATCTGTCGCCAGTGGCTGTCCGAACACCTCAACAAGTCATCTCAGCAGCGCAAGGGCCGACCCACTGCCAGGTAA